A genomic segment from Streptomyces sp. NBC_01233 encodes:
- a CDS encoding HalD/BesD family halogenase encodes MISNGPCSRRSSRLRPARPRRAAPRRNGPGTASSTRSATSPTTLGGHQIARASPVITRLYQDRDLMRLLSSLLGEAVVAVHDPVERHVLNVLHRPGDTHGAHTDDYPLALVLFLEAPPHHTDGGLLEFHPGRGNLGALDAPGARRAHHRPADGYLLRSDITAHRVTPLERPGLRRTVLNFAYTTPGRQGATTSSASLLYD; translated from the coding sequence GTGATCTCGAATGGGCCCTGCTCAAGGCGCTCCTCCCGACTCCGGCCTGCCAGACCCCGAAGGGCGGCGCCCCGGAGAAATGGCCCCGGCACCGCATCGTCGACTCGATCCGCTACATCACCGACCACGCTCGGCGGACACCAGATCGCCCGCGCCTCACCAGTGATCACGCGTCTCTACCAGGACCGGGACCTGATGCGGCTGCTCTCCTCGCTCCTGGGCGAGGCGGTCGTCGCCGTGCACGACCCCGTCGAGCGGCACGTCCTGAACGTCCTGCACCGCCCCGGGGACACCCACGGCGCGCACACCGACGACTACCCGCTCGCCCTGGTCCTCTTCCTGGAAGCCCCACCGCACCACACGGACGGCGGACTGCTGGAGTTCCACCCGGGCCGCGGCAACCTCGGCGCCCTCGACGCGCCCGGCGCCCGGCGCGCGCACCACAGGCCCGCCGACGGCTACCTCCTGCGGAGCGACATCACCGCCCACCGCGTCACCCCGCTGGAGCGTCCAGGACTGCGGCGCACCGTCCTCAACTTCGCCTACACCACGCCCGGCCGCCAAGGCGCGACCACCTCGTCCGCCTCCCTCCTCTACGACTGA
- a CDS encoding ASCH domain-containing protein, protein MELARRTIDAHTDAGPDEDGIHTMGAAVMAADYRMFAGVNLYHFTGGPCAELVALGAARAQGARQMRCIVAVGNHGRGVIGPCGRDRQVFVDYYPTMRVIVPTPAGPRSVLAADLMPLTQRWTPEGMNGLDPSLYQDPETAGPPIIRFNPRYLEDVRSGAKTKTTRFRDPAQLGPARLVFESDPEVVLPAEVTGIRHCLVSDLTNQDAQAEGLTTATELREGLKGHYADLAGTDEVDVITFQINDKTGVA, encoded by the coding sequence GTGGAGCTGGCACGCCGCACGATAGACGCGCATACCGACGCCGGGCCCGACGAAGACGGGATCCACACGATGGGCGCCGCGGTCATGGCCGCCGACTACCGGATGTTCGCCGGCGTGAACCTCTACCACTTCACCGGCGGACCCTGCGCCGAACTCGTGGCTCTGGGAGCCGCACGAGCCCAGGGCGCCCGCCAGATGCGCTGCATCGTTGCCGTGGGAAACCACGGGCGCGGGGTCATCGGCCCGTGCGGGCGCGATCGGCAGGTCTTCGTGGACTACTACCCAACCATGCGCGTCATCGTGCCCACGCCCGCGGGGCCCAGGTCCGTTCTCGCCGCCGACCTGATGCCGCTGACTCAGCGATGGACCCCGGAAGGCATGAACGGTCTCGACCCATCGCTCTACCAAGACCCCGAGACGGCCGGTCCCCCGATCATCCGGTTCAACCCCCGCTACCTCGAAGACGTCCGCTCCGGCGCCAAGACCAAGACCACCCGCTTCCGGGACCCGGCCCAGCTCGGGCCGGCACGGCTGGTGTTCGAGAGCGACCCCGAAGTCGTCCTGCCGGCAGAGGTGACCGGCATCAGGCACTGCCTGGTCAGCGACCTCACCAACCAGGACGCCCAAGCCGAGGGGCTGACGACCGCAACCGAACTCCGGGAAGGCCTCAAGGGCCACTACGCAGATCTGGCGGGAACCGACGAAGTCGACGTAATCACCTTCCAGATCAACGACAAGACAGGCGTCGCTTAA
- a CDS encoding IS1182 family transposase, with the protein MWVRDRLDGLWCDEDFAGWYPRDGRPGISPAQLATVCVLQFLLGLSDRQAAEAVRCRIDFKYALAMDLDDPGFHHSVLADFRERLAQDDRADRLLDLALARLKEAGLVRERTTQRTDSTHVLAAVRDLTRLELVTEAVRAVLEEVAGTAGHLLDDLVDEEWGRRYGRPVRLGKNPTRPKTRILATGNDALRLLERLYQHGADRASGPRVQALRQIMVQNYYRDAAGRLLWRTDEDGGPGLPPSSRAIVSPYDTSARYARHGHIISWKGFSAHLTETCAPDAPNVITDVATTAATTHDSQVLPGIHTRLHHRGLLPAEHLVDSGYTSLVHLDQAARQHEVTVTGPLPGNPTRQHRRNEGFSRDDFHIDFDRRQVTCPQGQVSRGWHGPYPTSSPTAAPLIVARFTKGQCRPCPVRAQCTTSRESARNVGFPPRALRDPQLRVRTEQQTPEWKTRYAVRSGVEGTVNEFVHGHGMRRCRYRGQGKAHLQHVLTAIAVNIERLSGLPPTGETHPPRQPTAFQNYLDQHEIPRLKSWRTLGS; encoded by the coding sequence ATGTGGGTGAGAGACCGGCTGGACGGGCTGTGGTGCGATGAGGACTTCGCGGGCTGGTACCCGCGCGACGGACGCCCCGGCATCTCGCCCGCCCAACTGGCCACCGTCTGTGTGCTGCAGTTCCTGCTTGGTCTGTCGGACCGGCAGGCAGCGGAAGCGGTCCGGTGCCGCATCGATTTCAAGTACGCGCTGGCCATGGATCTGGACGATCCCGGCTTCCACCACAGCGTGCTGGCCGACTTCCGCGAGCGCCTCGCCCAGGACGACCGCGCCGACCGTCTGCTCGACCTCGCGCTCGCCCGCCTGAAGGAGGCCGGACTCGTACGCGAGCGCACCACGCAGCGCACCGACTCCACCCACGTCCTGGCCGCGGTGCGCGACCTGACCCGGCTGGAACTGGTCACCGAGGCCGTCCGTGCCGTGCTGGAAGAAGTCGCCGGCACCGCCGGGCACCTGCTGGACGATCTGGTCGATGAGGAATGGGGGCGCCGCTACGGCCGCCCGGTCCGCCTGGGCAAGAACCCCACCCGCCCCAAGACCAGGATCCTCGCCACCGGCAACGACGCTCTCCGGCTCCTGGAACGCCTCTACCAGCACGGGGCAGACCGAGCGTCCGGCCCCCGCGTCCAGGCCCTGCGCCAGATCATGGTGCAGAACTACTACCGCGACGCCGCAGGCCGCCTGCTCTGGCGCACCGACGAGGACGGCGGGCCCGGGCTGCCGCCCTCGTCCCGGGCGATCGTCTCTCCCTACGACACCTCGGCCCGCTACGCACGCCACGGACACATCATCAGCTGGAAAGGGTTCTCCGCTCACCTGACCGAGACCTGTGCCCCCGACGCCCCCAACGTGATCACGGACGTGGCCACCACCGCGGCCACCACGCACGACAGCCAGGTCCTGCCCGGCATCCACACCCGCCTGCACCACCGCGGCCTGCTGCCTGCCGAGCACCTCGTCGACAGCGGCTACACCTCCCTGGTCCACCTGGACCAGGCCGCCCGACAGCACGAGGTCACCGTCACCGGGCCGCTGCCGGGCAACCCCACCCGCCAGCACCGAAGGAACGAAGGCTTCAGCCGGGACGACTTCCACATCGACTTCGACCGCCGACAGGTGACCTGCCCCCAGGGCCAGGTCAGCCGGGGCTGGCACGGCCCCTACCCGACCTCCTCGCCCACCGCGGCCCCGCTGATCGTGGCACGGTTCACCAAGGGCCAGTGCCGGCCCTGCCCGGTCCGCGCCCAGTGCACCACCTCCCGAGAAAGCGCCCGCAACGTCGGCTTTCCCCCACGCGCACTCCGCGACCCGCAACTCCGCGTCCGCACCGAGCAACAGACGCCCGAGTGGAAGACCCGCTACGCGGTGCGCTCCGGAGTGGAAGGCACGGTCAACGAGTTCGTCCACGGCCACGGCATGCGACGCTGCCGCTACCGAGGACAGGGCAAGGCCCACCTTCAGCACGTTCTGACTGCCATCGCCGTCAACATCGAGCGCCTCAGCGGACTGCCACCGACCGGGGAAACACACCCACCCCGCCAGCCGACCGCCTTCCAGAACTACCTCGATCAGCACGAGATCCCCCGGCTGAAGTCCTGGCGAACCCTCGGCAGCTGA
- the istB gene encoding IS21-like element helper ATPase IstB, producing MSTPTVSTNGLVPPARRDAAAEGAVETVIDEACRALHLPTIRSRVEEITAAAARERASYKDFLADLLEAECAEREERRKQRLVRDANFPRPKRLEDFDFAENPNVTPELLGTLADPAWVKAGQPLCLIGDSGTGKSHLLIGIGTAIAEAGLRVRYTTTVNLVNELAEAADEKKLARTIARYGRVDLLCLDEFGYLDLDKAGAKLLFQIFTEREERGAIAVASNAPFSEWKQTFTDPRLCTAIVDRVTFNAHIVETGTDSYRFAQTQKKRRR from the coding sequence ATGAGTACTCCCACCGTTTCCACGAACGGGCTCGTTCCCCCGGCCCGCAGAGACGCCGCAGCCGAAGGGGCGGTCGAAACGGTCATCGACGAGGCCTGCCGGGCTCTGCACCTGCCCACCATCCGCAGCCGAGTCGAGGAGATCACCGCCGCCGCGGCCCGCGAGCGGGCCAGTTACAAAGACTTCCTGGCGGACCTGTTGGAAGCTGAATGCGCGGAGCGGGAAGAACGCCGCAAGCAGCGGCTGGTCAGGGACGCGAACTTCCCCCGGCCCAAGCGGCTCGAGGACTTCGACTTCGCGGAGAACCCGAACGTCACCCCCGAGTTGCTGGGCACCCTCGCCGATCCCGCCTGGGTCAAGGCCGGCCAGCCGCTCTGCCTGATCGGCGACAGCGGCACCGGCAAGTCCCACCTGCTGATCGGGATCGGCACCGCCATCGCGGAAGCCGGTCTGCGCGTCCGCTACACGACCACGGTGAACCTGGTCAACGAGCTGGCCGAGGCAGCGGACGAGAAGAAACTCGCCCGCACGATCGCCCGCTACGGACGCGTCGATCTCCTCTGCCTGGACGAGTTCGGCTACCTCGACCTGGACAAGGCCGGAGCGAAGCTGTTGTTCCAGATCTTCACCGAGCGTGAGGAACGGGGCGCGATCGCCGTCGCCTCCAACGCCCCGTTCTCGGAGTGGAAGCAGACCTTCACCGACCCCCGGCTCTGCACCGCGATCGTCGACCGCGTCACCTTCAACGCCCACATCGTCGAGACCGGCACGGACTCCTACCGGTTCGCCCAGACTCAGAAGAAGCGACGTCGCTGA
- a CDS encoding 2OG-Fe dioxygenase family protein — MEGLRERGFARYGAEQLGIILAGSAARDLARIREVFAALPPDPYAPGTNRFRRYSHAVYLPWKDELSWIPGTPDPVHGTVTDFSQGEDTPESPRPRRVLPDIPEALRGNALLLRLLRWDIEQVLSLKDLGRRPLWAGVHLIRLGVDRPGQDAVSLPNCLHQDGGSASTFTFAHLISRTNVVGGQNVIATPDSAGLQPEDPWVDVHADFTLTDPLDGYAVHDHRVSHYVGPVRAGSEPGPGERSVLIVGLAPYVPQL, encoded by the coding sequence ATGGAGGGTCTGCGTGAGCGCGGGTTCGCCCGCTACGGCGCTGAGCAACTCGGTATCATCCTGGCCGGCTCCGCTGCGAGGGATTTGGCCAGGATCCGGGAGGTCTTCGCGGCTCTGCCACCCGATCCGTACGCTCCGGGAACGAATCGGTTCCGCCGGTACTCCCATGCCGTGTACCTGCCGTGGAAGGACGAACTGTCCTGGATTCCCGGAACCCCCGACCCCGTCCACGGTACGGTCACCGACTTCTCCCAGGGCGAAGACACCCCTGAGTCCCCGCGGCCTCGGCGCGTGCTCCCCGACATCCCCGAGGCGCTGCGCGGCAACGCTCTGCTGTTGCGACTCCTGCGCTGGGACATTGAGCAGGTCCTGTCCCTGAAGGATCTGGGGAGACGGCCGCTGTGGGCTGGCGTCCACCTGATCAGGCTCGGCGTCGACCGTCCCGGCCAGGACGCCGTGTCCCTCCCGAACTGCCTGCACCAGGACGGAGGTTCGGCCAGCACGTTCACTTTCGCCCACCTGATCAGCCGTACCAACGTCGTCGGCGGGCAGAACGTCATCGCCACACCGGACAGCGCAGGCCTCCAGCCCGAGGACCCGTGGGTGGACGTCCACGCCGACTTCACCCTCACCGACCCACTGGATGGCTACGCCGTCCACGACCACAGGGTCAGCCACTACGTCGGCCCGGTCCGCGCGGGCTCCGAGCCAGGGCCGGGCGAACGGTCCGTCCTCATCGTCGGCCTCGCCCCGTACGTCCCCCAGCTGTGA
- a CDS encoding ISAs1 family transposase yields MPASLDQLATASSLSVEECPGLLTCLATVTDPRDPRGRLHPLVGVLAICAAAVLTGATSLLAISEWAADASQSVLARLGARCDPFTGQHHAPGEATIRRVLAQVDGDVLDRAVGSWLSARCPQPSERLLRAIAVDGKSLRGAARAHDRKIHLLAAVDHATSAVLGQVDVETKTNEITCFQPLLDAIDLTGAVVTSDAMHTQREHAEYLGGRGAHYIVIVKGNQKKLRKQMKSLPWKQIPLQNRTVGTGHGRSEIRRIKVCTVAGLLFPGAAQAIELKRRRVNRKTGKVSTKTVYAVTSLTAEQANPAQLASLIRGHWSVEALHHVRDTTFAEDASQLRTGNAPRAMATWRNLAIGALRLAGLRSIATALRGNARDATRPLRILAIP; encoded by the coding sequence ATGCCCGCCTCGCTTGACCAACTCGCCACCGCATCGTCTCTGTCGGTTGAGGAGTGCCCGGGCCTGTTGACCTGCCTTGCGACGGTGACGGACCCCCGTGACCCACGGGGCCGGCTTCACCCCCTGGTCGGCGTGCTCGCCATCTGCGCCGCTGCGGTCCTGACCGGCGCGACCTCTCTGCTGGCGATCAGTGAGTGGGCGGCTGACGCCTCGCAGTCGGTCCTGGCCCGGCTCGGTGCCCGCTGCGACCCCTTCACCGGCCAACACCACGCCCCTGGTGAGGCCACCATCCGCCGGGTACTCGCCCAGGTCGACGGTGACGTACTCGACCGAGCCGTCGGCAGCTGGCTGTCCGCCCGATGCCCGCAACCCAGCGAGCGGTTGCTGCGGGCGATCGCGGTGGACGGCAAATCCCTGCGCGGCGCCGCCCGCGCGCACGACCGGAAGATCCACCTGCTGGCGGCCGTCGACCACGCCACTTCCGCCGTCCTGGGCCAGGTCGACGTTGAGACAAAGACGAATGAAATCACCTGCTTCCAGCCACTACTGGATGCCATCGACCTGACCGGAGCGGTCGTGACCAGCGACGCGATGCATACCCAACGCGAGCACGCCGAGTACCTGGGAGGCCGGGGCGCCCACTACATCGTCATCGTCAAGGGAAACCAGAAGAAGCTCCGCAAGCAGATGAAGTCCCTTCCCTGGAAGCAGATCCCACTCCAGAACCGCACCGTCGGGACCGGCCACGGCCGCAGCGAGATCCGCCGGATCAAGGTCTGCACTGTCGCCGGCCTGCTCTTCCCCGGCGCCGCCCAGGCCATCGAACTCAAGCGGCGCCGAGTCAACCGCAAGACCGGCAAGGTCAGCACCAAGACCGTGTACGCGGTCACCAGCCTGACCGCCGAGCAGGCCAATCCGGCCCAGCTCGCGTCCTTGATCCGCGGCCACTGGTCGGTAGAGGCGCTCCATCACGTGAGGGACACGACCTTTGCCGAGGACGCCTCACAGCTGCGGACCGGCAACGCGCCCCGCGCCATGGCCACCTGGCGCAACCTCGCCATCGGAGCCCTTCGCCTGGCCGGTCTCCGCAGCATCGCCACAGCTCTCAGAGGAAACGCCCGCGACGCCACCCGGCCCCTGCGAATCCTGGCCATTCCGTGA
- a CDS encoding transposase: MSLRSSGLPPVPERTARVARAAFPKGSLPIRVRDRLGEVFADEPFVEAFGVRGAPGLSPGVLSLVTVLQFAENLTDRQAAVMAVRAIDWKYALGVELEDPGFDFSVLSKFRARLVEHDMERVVFEKLLEHCREAGLVAAGGKQRTDATHVISAVRDLNRLELAGESVRAALEALAAAAPSWLASVVDVPELAHRYGQRIEGWTLPASKTKRERLALVFGQDALALCRAVWAPGAPGWLREIEPVALLRQVLVQTYVISTDTRGREVVRKREADTDGVPPGYLRLASPYDADARWAAKGEDLFWLGYKVHLTETCDTPAEAEAEAEAEAEAEAEAEAGAVGRQEPVRAVNLITDVLTTVATVPDVKATATVQAALTARGLKPAEHYLDSGYPSADLITQAAGQGGIIMVTPVLLDHSPQAKAAAGYDKNAFGIDWKTRQATCPEGRTSTGWHPVKQHGRDAIVVEFARSDCRECPVLKLCTRSRRGNRMLTLYPEHLHAALTTARAEQKSRTWKDKYALRSGIEGTINQALDLTGLRRARYRGLPKVRLQHTFSATAINIVRLDAHWTTTDTPPRTGRLARLGYQLTA, from the coding sequence ATGTCGCTGCGGTCGAGCGGGTTGCCGCCAGTGCCGGAACGGACGGCGCGGGTGGCCCGGGCCGCTTTCCCGAAGGGGAGTCTGCCGATACGGGTGCGGGATCGGCTCGGTGAGGTGTTCGCGGACGAGCCGTTCGTCGAGGCGTTCGGGGTTCGTGGGGCCCCGGGATTGTCGCCGGGGGTGTTGTCGCTGGTCACGGTCTTGCAGTTCGCGGAGAACCTGACCGACCGGCAGGCCGCGGTGATGGCGGTGCGGGCGATCGACTGGAAGTACGCGCTCGGGGTGGAGCTGGAGGATCCGGGGTTCGACTTCAGCGTGCTGTCGAAGTTCCGGGCCCGGCTGGTCGAGCATGACATGGAGCGGGTGGTCTTCGAGAAGTTGCTGGAGCACTGCCGGGAGGCGGGGCTGGTGGCGGCGGGCGGGAAGCAGCGCACGGACGCGACCCATGTGATCAGCGCGGTGCGGGACCTGAACCGGCTGGAGCTGGCCGGGGAGAGCGTGCGGGCCGCGCTGGAAGCCCTCGCGGCGGCCGCGCCGTCCTGGCTGGCCAGCGTGGTAGACGTGCCCGAACTCGCCCACCGCTACGGGCAGCGGATTGAGGGCTGGACGCTTCCGGCCTCGAAGACGAAGCGGGAGCGGCTCGCGCTGGTCTTCGGGCAGGATGCGCTGGCCCTGTGCCGGGCGGTCTGGGCACCGGGGGCGCCCGGGTGGCTGCGGGAGATCGAGCCGGTCGCCCTGCTGCGGCAGGTCCTGGTCCAGACGTACGTGATCAGCACCGATACGCGCGGGCGGGAGGTGGTCAGGAAGCGGGAGGCCGACACGGACGGCGTTCCGCCCGGTTATCTCCGCCTCGCCTCGCCCTATGACGCCGACGCGCGCTGGGCGGCCAAGGGCGAGGATCTGTTCTGGCTGGGCTACAAGGTCCACCTCACCGAGACCTGCGACACTCCCGCCGAAGCCGAAGCCGAAGCCGAAGCCGAAGCCGAAGCCGAAGCCGAAGCCGAAGCCGGGGCGGTGGGGAGGCAGGAGCCGGTCCGGGCGGTGAACCTGATCACGGATGTGCTGACCACGGTGGCCACCGTCCCGGACGTGAAGGCGACCGCCACCGTCCAGGCCGCGCTCACCGCCCGCGGCCTGAAGCCGGCCGAGCACTACCTCGACTCCGGTTACCCCTCGGCCGACCTGATCACCCAGGCCGCAGGGCAGGGCGGCATCATCATGGTCACCCCCGTGCTCCTGGACCACTCGCCCCAGGCCAAGGCGGCCGCCGGCTATGACAAGAACGCCTTCGGCATCGACTGGAAGACACGCCAGGCCACCTGCCCCGAAGGCCGCACCAGCACCGGGTGGCACCCGGTGAAACAGCACGGACGCGACGCCATCGTCGTCGAGTTCGCCCGCTCCGACTGCCGCGAGTGCCCCGTCTTGAAGCTGTGCACCCGGTCCCGGCGCGGCAACCGGATGCTCACCCTCTACCCCGAACACCTCCACGCTGCCCTGACCACGGCCCGCGCCGAGCAGAAGTCCCGGACCTGGAAGGACAAGTACGCCCTGCGCTCGGGCATCGAGGGAACCATCAACCAGGCCCTCGACCTCACTGGCCTGCGCAGGGCCCGCTACCGCGGCCTCCCGAAGGTCCGCCTCCAACACACGTTCTCCGCCACCGCGATCAACATCGTCCGCCTCGACGCCCACTGGACCACCACGGACACCCCACCCCGAACCGGCCGCCTCGCTCGCCTCGGCTACCAGCTCACAGCCTGA
- a CDS encoding DUF402 domain-containing protein, with the protein MDSFEVGQTVVRRDVHRSGRAWSELALRVVADTGEALVTACAPGAEARWPSLYARARDDGDDRRLRAEAFEAMATGEWDLASGRWQETELLLWKPPGAWFSINAFFTGAGLRNWYVNVEHPSRRTQAGFDTFDLTIDLVIDPGLDRFTWKDEDDCAHVRRLGIVTDAEHQAVEAARGQVLAMLTDRTGAFAHSETWANWHWENDWLPPCLPA; encoded by the coding sequence ATGGACAGCTTCGAGGTGGGGCAGACGGTCGTACGGCGCGACGTGCACCGCTCCGGCCGGGCGTGGAGCGAACTGGCGCTACGGGTCGTTGCCGACACCGGCGAAGCGCTGGTGACCGCCTGCGCGCCCGGGGCCGAGGCCCGCTGGCCCTCCCTGTACGCCAGGGCCCGAGACGACGGCGACGACCGGAGGCTGCGAGCCGAGGCATTCGAGGCGATGGCGACGGGGGAGTGGGACCTCGCGTCCGGTCGGTGGCAGGAGACCGAGCTGCTGTTGTGGAAGCCGCCGGGCGCATGGTTCAGCATCAACGCCTTCTTCACCGGCGCCGGGCTGCGCAACTGGTACGTCAACGTCGAGCACCCCAGCCGTCGAACCCAGGCCGGGTTCGACACCTTCGACCTGACCATCGACCTCGTCATCGACCCCGGCCTGGACCGGTTCACATGGAAGGACGAGGACGACTGCGCCCACGTACGACGGCTCGGCATCGTCACCGACGCCGAGCATCAGGCGGTGGAGGCCGCCCGCGGCCAGGTGCTCGCGATGCTCACCGACCGGACCGGGGCGTTCGCACACTCCGAGACGTGGGCGAACTGGCACTGGGAGAACGACTGGCTACCTCCCTGCCTGCCCGCGTAG
- a CDS encoding restriction endonuclease, giving the protein MRRSRLRTSSLWVIQCRHKRDGWSGKPVGTRDLHVLNGTGRQVHHGDVLVMLTNGRITDNAAQFAKSQQLHLVDRHLLAEWASGSRPLGEPPARAPPARPPGWPLMDGCPTQRGLGQPRRRKATKAARSLCRARLQAGRVLPHRAGQLGRAQGAGVPREDGVGFSVRGQPMRTVISGRGMSERFSWIPVRVR; this is encoded by the coding sequence ATGCGGCGCAGCCGCTTGAGGACGTCGTCCTTGTGGGTCATCCAGTGCAGACACAAGAGGGACGGCTGGTCCGGCAAGCCCGTAGGCACCCGCGACCTGCACGTCCTCAACGGGACCGGTAGGCAGGTCCATCACGGCGACGTCCTCGTCATGCTCACCAACGGCCGCATCACTGACAACGCCGCCCAGTTCGCGAAATCCCAGCAACTCCACCTGGTCGACCGCCACCTCCTCGCCGAGTGGGCCAGCGGATCCCGCCCCCTGGGGGAGCCCCCTGCGCGCGCTCCCCCAGCCCGCCCGCCGGGTTGGCCCCTGATGGACGGCTGTCCTACCCAGAGAGGCCTCGGTCAGCCGCGGCGACGAAAGGCGACGAAAGCAGCGAGGTCGCTGTGTCGGGCGCGGCTACAGGCGGGACGAGTGCTCCCGCACAGGGCCGGCCAACTCGGCCGGGCCCAGGGCGCCGGGGTGCCCCGGGAAGACGGTGTGGGCTTCTCTGTGAGGGGTCAGCCGATGCGGACGGTGATCTCGGGGAGGGGTATGTCGGAAAGGTTCAGCTGGATCCCGGTCAGGGTCAGGTAG
- a CDS encoding metal-sensitive transcriptional regulator — MTHKDDVLKRLRRIEGQVRGLQRLVEEDTHCIDVLTQVSATTKALQSFALTMTDGHLHSCVDDAIVQGGDQAQDKIAEASRAIARMVRS; from the coding sequence ATGACCCACAAGGACGACGTCCTCAAGCGGCTGCGCCGCATCGAGGGTCAGGTGCGGGGCCTGCAGCGCCTGGTCGAGGAGGACACCCACTGCATCGACGTCCTCACCCAGGTCAGCGCCACCACCAAGGCGCTGCAGTCCTTCGCCCTGACGATGACGGACGGCCACCTCCACTCCTGCGTGGACGACGCCATCGTGCAGGGCGGCGACCAGGCCCAGGACAAGATCGCCGAAGCGTCCCGGGCGATCGCCCGCATGGTCCGCTCCTGA
- a CDS encoding class I SAM-dependent methyltransferase has translation MGHNVNTAQAEAWNGYEGAQWARSQERWDAVNDGFNQPLLDAAAISESDSVLDVGCGTGRTSRLAARRAGLGRALGLDLSGPMLGKARESALRERVENVSFVQGDAQVHPLQAEGFDAVISRYGMTFFTDPVAAFANLHRALRPGGRLAFICAAEAEANEWLEALASLKGILPLGGFGKPGGPGMFSLTDPDHVRSLLGAGGFAHADVQRIEAPGKWGVDAADAAAFLLDSGPGRHLLDQATPPEQDEARQALTAALQRHETNGAVWLRSSSWLVTAARGGAARN, from the coding sequence ATGGGTCACAACGTCAACACCGCGCAGGCCGAGGCGTGGAACGGATACGAGGGCGCACAGTGGGCCCGCAGCCAGGAACGGTGGGACGCAGTCAACGACGGCTTCAACCAGCCCCTCCTGGACGCCGCGGCCATCTCCGAAAGCGACTCCGTTCTGGACGTCGGCTGCGGTACCGGCCGCACCTCCCGCCTCGCGGCCCGGCGCGCCGGACTCGGCCGGGCGCTCGGACTGGACCTGTCGGGTCCGATGTTGGGCAAGGCCCGTGAGAGCGCCCTGCGTGAACGGGTGGAGAACGTCTCCTTCGTTCAGGGCGACGCCCAAGTCCACCCATTGCAGGCCGAGGGGTTCGATGCGGTCATCAGCCGGTACGGCATGACCTTCTTCACCGACCCCGTCGCCGCATTCGCCAACCTCCACCGCGCCCTGCGCCCCGGCGGCCGGCTGGCGTTCATCTGCGCGGCCGAGGCCGAGGCCAACGAGTGGCTTGAGGCGCTGGCCTCACTCAAGGGCATCCTGCCGCTCGGCGGCTTCGGGAAGCCCGGCGGTCCCGGCATGTTCTCGCTCACCGATCCCGACCACGTCCGCAGCCTGCTCGGCGCCGGCGGGTTCGCCCATGCCGACGTGCAGCGCATCGAGGCACCGGGGAAGTGGGGCGTCGACGCGGCAGACGCGGCGGCGTTCCTGCTGGACTCCGGCCCGGGACGCCACCTGCTCGACCAGGCGACCCCGCCCGAGCAGGACGAGGCGCGCCAGGCGCTGACGGCCGCCCTCCAGCGCCATGAGACGAACGGCGCGGTGTGGCTGCGGAGCAGTTCCTGGCTGGTCACCGCCGCACGCGGCGGGGCCGCGCGGAACTGA
- a CDS encoding TetR/AcrR family transcriptional regulator produces the protein MSPRGVAIPDLRERLFAAAERVVARDGAAALTSRAITAEADCAKGVLHTHFAGLDEFVAELVLDRFARSARQAEALQAKVGQATVADNLQEVVLALLDSLQPAVVGLAMTRPAAALHTREGFQSGAPAFDAIQHAFTAYLQAEQRDGRLPAGTDAPTVALALVGTTHHLLMTRSPGQGEDTKGTTERLLAVLLGC, from the coding sequence GTGTCACCTCGTGGAGTGGCGATTCCGGACTTGCGCGAGCGGCTGTTCGCGGCCGCGGAGCGGGTGGTGGCCCGCGACGGCGCCGCCGCCCTGACCAGTCGCGCGATCACCGCGGAGGCGGACTGCGCCAAAGGCGTCCTGCACACCCATTTCGCAGGCCTGGACGAGTTCGTCGCCGAACTGGTCCTGGACCGCTTCGCGCGCAGCGCCCGCCAGGCCGAGGCCCTGCAGGCCAAGGTGGGGCAGGCCACGGTTGCGGACAATCTCCAGGAGGTCGTCCTGGCCCTGCTGGACTCCCTGCAGCCCGCGGTGGTGGGACTGGCGATGACCCGCCCGGCAGCCGCGCTCCACACCCGTGAAGGTTTCCAGTCCGGCGCGCCCGCGTTCGATGCGATCCAGCACGCCTTCACCGCCTACCTGCAGGCGGAGCAGCGCGACGGCCGGCTGCCCGCCGGCACGGACGCTCCCACCGTCGCGCTTGCGCTCGTCGGCACGACCCACCACCTGCTGATGACCCGCAGTCCCGGGCAGGGCGAGGACACGAAGGGGACGACGGAGCGGCTGCTGGCCGTACTCCTCGGCTGCTGA